The Fusarium graminearum PH-1 chromosome 2, whole genome shotgun sequence genome includes a region encoding these proteins:
- a CDS encoding L-serine dehydratase — translation MEDESSSYSEADHEHAVISTFDLFSIGIGPSSSHTVGPMRAGNIFVNDLIEANLLPKVNKIRVAIYGSLALTGEGHMTPSALLLGLEGNDVETVDTAYVPTRFNDIKTTKKIFLGRGLAADGSKGKEIDFDYEKEFIWEWGRKLPQHSNGMRFTVFDKEGYVLATNDMFSVGGGFVVNGALSIAPQQTLSPNDPAQLEDPELESAAHPADLAENLYYKEIRRSDAAGDRRTGSEVKALDEANAGPTALLGESAEPTGLSTDVKSETKSTSSSPHPRYAFRDAASLLSLCRKHNLTIAQLVYENEKSLGYTDEDIYRKIFKIWGVMDASILESVQAAPGTKLPGSLKLHRRAPALYRRLTRGLYPSSTADTSAAQLEHKFSAPDPNIGEDGASPQPGALTSPSGILSASPPDKFVAGALRKRGPPRIHGSLTHPIAPAPSRRTTFPTMDYLSVYAIAVNETNADGGRIVTAPTNGAAGIIPAVLKYTTEFISDDPERDIPTFLLTAAAIGMLYKRGATISAAEGGCMAEVGVACSMAAGAFAACMGASPETIEQAAEIGIEHNLGLTCDPIGGLVQAPCIERNALGATKAISSANLALSSETGTQRVRLDDAIRAMRLTAKGMRNEFKETSLSGLATSVHINIPVSVPDC, via the coding sequence ATGGAGGATGAATCAAGCTCATACAGTGAAGCTGATCATGAGCATGCTGTCATTTCCACATTTgatctcttctccatcggCATTGGCCCTTCCTCATCTCACACCGTTGGACCCATGCGAGCTGGCAACATTTTTGTCAACGATCTTATCGAGGCCAATCTACTCcccaaagtcaacaagatCCGTGTTGCCATTTATGGAAGTCTTGCCCTCACTGGCGAGGGCCACATGACACCTTCAGCTCTGTTGCTGGGTCTTGAAGGCAACGACGTGGAAACCGTTGATACCGCATACGTGCCCACCCGCTTTAATGACATCAAAACTACCAAGAAGATCTTTCTCGGCCGCGGTCTAGCAGCTGATGGATCAAAGGGTAAGGAGATCGATTTCGACTACGAGAAGGAGTTCATCTGGGAGTGGGGACGCAAATTGCCCCAACACAGCAACGGCATGCGATTCACAGTCTTTGACAAAGAGGGCTACGTCCTCGCAACCAACGACATGTTCAGCGTCGGAGGCGGCTTCGTCGTCAACGGTGCTCTCAGCATAGCACCCCAACAAACTCTTTCTCCAAATGACCCCGCGCAACTCGAGGACCCCGAATTGGAGTCGGCGGCCCATCCGGCTGATTTGGCCGAAAATTTGTACTACAAGGAGATTCGGCGCTCCGATGCCGCAGGGGATCGCAGGACAGGTTCCGAGGTCAAGGCTCTAGACGAAGCCAATGCGGGACCGACAGCTCTCCTCGGAGAGTCAGCTGAACCAACCGGACTCTCTACAGACGTCAAGTCAGAGACCAAGAGCACCAGCTCATCGCCGCATCCGCGGTATGCATTCCGAGATGCCGCTAGTCTACTTTCTCTATGTCGCAAGCACAACCTCACCATCGCTCAGCTGGTCTATGAGAACGAGAAGAGTCTGGGTTACACGGATGAGGACATTTATCGCAAGATCTTTAAGATCTGGGGCGTCATGGATGCCAGTATTCTGGAGAGTGTACAGGCGGCCCCTGGAACAAAACTCCCTGGATCTTTGAAGCTGCATCGACGAGCGCCCGCGCTTTACCGTCGCTTGACCCGAGGACTGTACCCTTCATCTACTGCGGATACATCTGCTGCTCAGCTTGAGCACAAGTTCTCAGCACCTGACCCCAACATTGGTGAGGATGGCGCTTCTCCGCAACCTGGCGCTCTTACTTCGCCATCAGGTATTCTGAGCGCTTCGCCACCAGACAAGTTTGTGGCTGGAGCTCTCCGAAAGCGTGGACCTCCACGGATACACGGTTCTTTGACCCATCCTATCGCTCCAGCTCCATCGCGCAGAACGACATTCCCAACCATGGATTACCTCTCCGTTTATGCCATTGCTGTCAACGAAACCAACGCTGACGGTGGCCGAATCGTCACTGCGCCCACAAACGGTGCCGCGGGTATCATTCCTGCTGTGCTCAAGTACACGACTGAGTTCATCAGTGATGATCCTGAGCGAGATATTCCCACCTTCCTGCTTACAGCTGCTGCGATCGGTATGCTTTACAAGCGAGGTGCAACTATCTCTGCTGCCGAAGGAGGATGCATGGCCGAAGTAGGTGTTGCCTGCTCTATGGCTGCCGGTGCCTTTGCAGCGTGTATGGGCGCCAGCCCAGAGACCATTGAGCAAGCCGCCGAGATTGGTATCGAGCACAACCTCGGACTGACTTGTGATCCcattggtggtcttgtcCAAGCCCCTTGCATTGAGAGAAACGCGCTGGGGGCTACAAAGGCTATTTCCAGTGCCAACTTGGCCCTGAGTAGCGAGACAGGTACTCAGCGAGTGAGACTGGATGATGCTATCCGTGCGATGCGTCTGACAGCCAAGGGCATGAGAAACGAATTCAAGGAGACGAGTTTGAGTGGACTGGCCACAAGTGTTCACATTAATATTCCCGTCAGCGTCCCCGACTGCTAG